Proteins encoded by one window of SAR324 cluster bacterium:
- the hpt gene encoding hypoxanthine phosphoribosyltransferase has product MSETEFLPSNTLPVLIDADRIRKRVEELGRKISQDYKNQPLVLLVVLKGSFLFCADLARQLSIPCRIEFIRASSYKDAKVSSGQLQLSELPDLRHANVLVVEDILDSGLTLQKILGHLRSENLASLEVCTLLSKQIPRDIKIEPKYIGFEIPNRFVVGYGLDYAERYREVPDIRCLD; this is encoded by the coding sequence ATGAGTGAAACAGAATTTCTTCCTTCTAACACTCTGCCAGTTCTGATTGACGCAGACCGAATCCGAAAACGTGTGGAAGAATTAGGACGTAAAATTAGCCAAGACTATAAGAATCAACCTTTGGTACTGCTTGTCGTTCTCAAAGGTTCGTTTCTTTTCTGTGCAGATCTGGCAAGACAACTTTCGATTCCTTGCCGTATCGAATTCATTCGAGCCTCAAGCTACAAAGATGCGAAGGTCAGTTCTGGACAATTGCAACTTTCTGAACTGCCTGATCTACGACATGCAAATGTTTTAGTCGTTGAAGACATCCTCGACAGCGGGTTGACTCTGCAGAAAATTCTGGGGCACCTACGGTCAGAAAATTTAGCTTCCCTCGAAGTTTGTACGCTTTTATCTAAGCAGATCCCTAGGGATATTAAGATTGAACCCAAGTACATTGGTTTTGAAATTCCTAACCGCTTTGTTGTCGGCTACGGTTTGGATTACGCAGAGCGCTACAGGGAAGTGCCTGACATCCGCTGTTTAGACTGA
- a CDS encoding carboxy terminal-processing peptidase has protein sequence MQKLIASLLLLVFLGGNTGVAEEDKLNQAVVRGIVERFTSLHYAQEPLNDELSKRIFQLYLDSLDSGHYYFLESDVKEFRAKETSLDDMLRRGDVTWAMDVFTRFLTRLSQRQSMLESFLEDEFDFEKDGQWRIDRKDEPYSKNEDEAKQTWRLKTKFDLLTLKLAGNTDQEARDRLLKRIRSVWKDYSQYTDDDVIALYLNALTRAYDPHSTYMAAEDLRNFDISIKLSLDGIGAVLRWEDGYTVVNSIIPGGAAARHGKLAVDDRIIAVAQGTEPFESVIDMRLNDVVELIRGQRGTTVRLQVMRKNENGFDNLNFAIVRDKIILKDGEAKAEIFEPTASSEESPSAYKIGVIELPSFYVDFNDRRQNPNNYKSSSRDVRAHLEQFKGDGVDGVILDLRNNGGGGLDEAITMAGLFVGRKPIVIVRQASGARITVHRSREEAIYEGPLLVMLNRFSASASEILAGAMHDYQRAILVGDRTTFGKGTVQNIVQLPEGYGALKVTIAQFYRVSGWSTQNRGVETDMILPSINNARDLGESTLENALPWKAISPISYTPVGNIRRYINELQQYSHERLTKDTDFKEIEENVQEFLTNVKPLEYTSILKMQEDAAKRKEERDEEMASAQKTMKNTTQEDSEDETASNEETTIRNDAYLLESMAILEDYIQLQQRVEVQN, from the coding sequence ATGCAAAAACTTATAGCTAGCTTGCTGCTTCTTGTATTTCTGGGAGGAAATACCGGAGTGGCTGAGGAAGACAAGCTCAATCAGGCGGTTGTTCGAGGGATTGTGGAGCGATTTACATCGTTGCACTATGCTCAGGAGCCTTTAAATGATGAATTGTCCAAAAGGATTTTTCAGCTCTACCTAGATTCCTTGGATTCTGGACATTACTACTTCCTGGAATCCGATGTGAAAGAGTTTCGAGCTAAAGAGACCAGTTTGGATGACATGCTTCGGCGTGGTGATGTTACTTGGGCAATGGACGTCTTCACACGATTCCTAACCAGGCTTAGTCAACGTCAATCGATGCTGGAATCTTTTCTGGAAGACGAGTTTGACTTCGAAAAAGATGGTCAATGGAGAATTGATCGGAAAGATGAACCCTATTCTAAGAATGAAGACGAAGCGAAACAGACTTGGAGGCTGAAAACAAAGTTTGACCTACTGACGCTCAAGTTAGCAGGCAATACGGATCAAGAGGCCAGGGACCGCTTATTAAAGCGTATTCGCTCAGTCTGGAAGGATTATTCTCAGTACACTGACGATGATGTAATAGCGCTTTATCTAAATGCACTTACACGAGCCTATGATCCTCATTCGACCTACATGGCTGCGGAGGATCTAAGGAATTTTGATATTTCGATCAAACTCTCTTTGGATGGTATCGGTGCGGTGTTGCGCTGGGAAGATGGCTACACCGTTGTGAACTCAATTATTCCTGGTGGTGCAGCTGCACGGCATGGAAAATTGGCTGTCGATGATCGGATCATTGCTGTTGCACAAGGTACAGAACCATTCGAAAGCGTCATTGATATGCGCTTGAATGATGTCGTTGAGCTGATCCGTGGGCAGCGTGGAACTACCGTTCGTCTTCAAGTTATGCGTAAGAATGAAAACGGATTTGATAACCTCAATTTTGCGATTGTTCGTGATAAAATTATTCTGAAGGATGGCGAAGCCAAAGCAGAAATTTTTGAACCGACCGCATCTTCGGAGGAAAGTCCCTCGGCTTACAAAATAGGTGTTATTGAACTACCTTCGTTCTATGTTGATTTTAATGACCGAAGACAGAATCCGAACAACTACAAGAGTTCATCCCGCGATGTTCGCGCTCATTTGGAGCAATTTAAGGGGGATGGGGTTGATGGAGTGATTTTAGATCTTAGAAATAATGGCGGTGGTGGTCTTGACGAAGCCATCACGATGGCCGGCTTGTTTGTCGGACGTAAGCCAATCGTCATTGTCCGTCAGGCCAGTGGTGCGCGGATTACAGTCCATCGCAGTCGAGAAGAAGCTATTTATGAAGGTCCGCTGTTGGTCATGCTAAATCGCTTCAGTGCATCTGCCTCCGAAATCCTAGCGGGAGCAATGCATGACTACCAACGAGCAATCTTGGTTGGGGACCGTACTACATTTGGCAAAGGTACTGTACAAAACATTGTGCAACTTCCTGAGGGCTATGGGGCTCTGAAAGTGACCATTGCCCAATTTTATAGGGTCTCTGGGTGGTCCACACAAAATCGTGGTGTGGAAACAGACATGATCTTACCTTCGATTAATAATGCTCGTGATCTTGGGGAATCCACTTTAGAAAATGCTCTGCCTTGGAAAGCGATCTCACCAATCTCATACACACCTGTCGGTAACATTCGACGCTACATTAATGAGTTGCAGCAGTATTCACATGAGCGACTTACCAAGGATACAGATTTCAAAGAAATTGAAGAGAATGTTCAGGAATTTTTGACCAATGTTAAACCGCTGGAGTACACCAGTATTTTGAAAATGCAGGAAGACGCAGCAAAGCGAAAAGAAGAGAGAGACGAAGAGATGGCCAGTGCCCAGAAGACTATGAAGAATACCACACAAGAAGATTCCGAGGATGAGACTGCTTCAAATGAAGAGACAACCATTCGGAATGATGCCTATCTTTTGGAAAGCATGGCCATCTTAGAAGACTATATTCAGTTGCAGCAACGTGTGGAGGTTCAGAATTAA
- a CDS encoding Hsp70 family protein: MKLPTSRFRIGIDLGTSNSALCYLDQEDLTNQLHCFEIPQWIGNGEWYNQKTLPSHAFLLTKEEKLSGRYQLPWSEDSEPDLATGEWARQQQVLRPGRNIHSAKSWLCYHNLNPEAEILPKSDQPDLRRYSPLAASSLFLQHLRDSWNHKIAKDRTELRLEEQKIVLTVPASFDEVAREFTLRSVKMTGLKNITLLEEPQAAFYSWIAENLEAHDSLKTLSDYFTNSENIVLVVDIGGGTSDFSLVKVKMPDDPKENPEMERLAVSDHILLGGDNLDLALAAHVEQQLTGQQRKLSPRLWEALTAQCRRAKEILWTTEQDQFPITIAGKGSRLIGKTKNYILSQKEFEQIILDGFFPELDWDADLPAKKIQGLRTLGLPYASDTAITRHLLRFLRNHCSQIEPERFPTHVLFNGGTLEPSLLQEKIRCLLEKWGSQLGETEKSVQVLPQEQMQLAVAKGATYYHLVREGKGLQIKGGSARSYYVSLLVDGMEPGSQNLAWLCILPQQASIEEYQEVQGHTLEIAVNQPVQFEMRASSIRTQDHLGDIMQLEQEQLERDFTELPPIQTFLGIDRNRLPKKATTLGIQIRAKLNEIGTLSLECVNHHLREEWRLEFHIRESVPEVIQPDQSITVGNQWVPPSNWDDVQKTLQSWFGKRSRQENLPLSLNKQLEALLGLRSGWPLPLLREIADQLLSGMGTRVRSVNHEMNWLKICGFCLRPGFGFPNDELRIKQLTEWIDRGPQFRKERNVEVEWWIFCRRVAAGLPPQTQEAIFKSLEERLVEGNRKPRSSKLPKGKRPASISPSALNELWLLLSNLESVPHEKKRIHGKQLLDRLEKGQNTGIEGLCLARFGSRELVHAGSLYAIPPKEIESWIKSLVEIHHQKPIQELPLVLTKLGQFTGDRHRDISQDLRKELIAFVESYDEDGTLVRLLNEESKRDTVEILQSNLQNWLFGDELPIGLKLTKSS; encoded by the coding sequence ATGAAATTGCCCACATCGAGATTTAGAATCGGAATTGATCTTGGTACCAGCAACAGTGCACTTTGCTATTTAGACCAGGAAGATCTTACAAATCAACTGCACTGTTTTGAAATTCCACAGTGGATTGGCAATGGCGAGTGGTACAATCAGAAGACCTTACCTTCTCATGCATTTTTATTGACCAAAGAAGAAAAACTTTCTGGTCGCTATCAATTGCCTTGGTCAGAGGATTCTGAACCTGATTTAGCTACTGGAGAATGGGCCCGGCAACAGCAGGTGCTCCGACCTGGGCGGAATATTCATTCTGCGAAATCATGGTTATGCTACCACAATTTAAATCCAGAAGCAGAGATTCTCCCTAAGAGTGACCAGCCGGATCTCAGACGCTATTCTCCACTGGCTGCGAGTTCACTATTTCTTCAGCATCTTAGAGATTCGTGGAATCACAAAATTGCCAAAGACAGAACCGAACTGCGGCTGGAAGAACAAAAAATTGTGCTTACGGTTCCAGCCTCTTTTGACGAAGTGGCCCGAGAGTTCACCCTCCGTTCCGTCAAAATGACAGGACTAAAAAACATTACGCTGCTGGAAGAGCCTCAGGCGGCCTTTTACTCATGGATTGCTGAAAATTTAGAGGCTCATGATTCCCTAAAAACATTATCAGATTATTTCACAAACTCCGAAAATATTGTCTTAGTTGTTGATATCGGTGGTGGAACAAGCGATTTCAGTCTCGTCAAAGTAAAGATGCCGGATGATCCCAAAGAGAATCCTGAGATGGAACGTCTGGCTGTCAGCGACCATATCTTACTGGGTGGGGATAATTTGGATTTAGCCCTAGCAGCACATGTTGAGCAACAACTGACTGGACAACAGAGAAAACTATCCCCCCGTCTTTGGGAGGCACTCACAGCCCAATGCAGAAGAGCAAAGGAAATACTTTGGACAACTGAACAGGATCAGTTTCCGATCACTATTGCCGGAAAAGGGAGCAGACTGATTGGAAAGACAAAGAACTATATTCTTTCCCAAAAAGAATTCGAACAAATTATCTTGGATGGTTTTTTCCCTGAACTGGACTGGGATGCTGATTTACCAGCCAAGAAGATTCAGGGATTGCGAACCCTTGGACTCCCATACGCCAGTGACACCGCAATTACTCGACATCTGCTGAGATTTTTAAGGAATCACTGCTCCCAAATTGAACCAGAGCGCTTTCCTACTCACGTACTTTTCAACGGTGGGACACTTGAGCCTTCTTTGCTTCAGGAGAAAATCCGGTGTCTACTAGAAAAATGGGGCTCTCAACTAGGAGAAACTGAGAAAAGTGTTCAGGTGCTTCCTCAAGAGCAAATGCAGTTGGCTGTTGCCAAAGGGGCAACTTATTACCATCTTGTTCGTGAGGGTAAAGGTCTGCAAATCAAAGGAGGGAGTGCTCGAAGCTACTATGTCTCACTGCTGGTTGATGGAATGGAGCCTGGTTCACAAAACCTAGCTTGGTTGTGCATCTTGCCTCAACAAGCCTCAATTGAGGAATATCAGGAAGTGCAGGGACACACCCTTGAAATTGCCGTAAATCAACCTGTTCAATTTGAGATGAGGGCGTCCAGTATCCGAACGCAGGACCACTTGGGTGATATAATGCAACTTGAACAAGAACAATTGGAACGTGATTTTACTGAACTTCCACCGATTCAGACATTTCTGGGAATAGACCGCAATCGGCTTCCCAAAAAAGCCACAACGCTGGGAATCCAAATCCGAGCAAAGTTGAATGAGATAGGGACCCTCAGCCTAGAGTGTGTTAACCACCACTTAAGAGAAGAATGGCGTCTTGAATTCCATATCCGAGAATCTGTACCAGAGGTAATTCAACCCGATCAAAGCATCACTGTTGGTAATCAATGGGTACCTCCTAGCAATTGGGATGATGTTCAGAAGACTCTGCAAAGCTGGTTTGGTAAGAGAAGCCGCCAAGAAAATCTGCCCTTGAGCCTAAACAAACAACTGGAGGCGTTACTGGGTCTCCGATCTGGGTGGCCACTACCGCTTTTGCGAGAAATTGCTGATCAATTACTCAGTGGAATGGGAACTAGAGTTCGTTCTGTAAACCATGAAATGAATTGGTTGAAAATCTGTGGATTCTGCCTGCGCCCAGGATTTGGATTTCCAAATGATGAGCTACGTATCAAGCAACTGACAGAGTGGATTGATCGGGGACCACAGTTTCGAAAAGAGAGAAACGTAGAAGTTGAGTGGTGGATTTTTTGTCGCCGTGTAGCCGCGGGACTACCTCCACAAACCCAAGAAGCCATCTTCAAATCTTTGGAAGAGCGATTGGTCGAAGGGAATCGTAAGCCAAGGTCTTCAAAACTTCCAAAAGGGAAAAGGCCTGCATCTATTTCTCCAAGCGCTCTCAACGAATTATGGTTGTTACTTAGCAACCTAGAATCAGTACCACACGAGAAGAAGAGAATTCATGGCAAACAGTTACTCGATCGCTTGGAGAAGGGGCAAAATACAGGAATTGAGGGACTCTGTCTGGCCCGCTTTGGTTCACGTGAATTAGTGCATGCAGGTTCTTTGTATGCAATACCTCCCAAAGAAATTGAATCTTGGATAAAAAGTTTGGTTGAAATCCATCATCAAAAACCGATTCAAGAGTTACCATTGGTTCTGACTAAGCTGGGGCAGTTTACCGGAGACCGACACAGAGATATTTCTCAAGATCTTCGAAAAGAACTGATTGCTTTCGTAGAATCCTATGATGAAGATGGTACCCTGGTACGATTACTTAACGAAGAATCAAAGAGAGATACTGTGGAGATTCTACAAAGCAACTTGCAGAACTGGTTGTTTGGTGATGAACTACCGATAGGTTTGAAATTGACTAAATCATCCTGA
- a CDS encoding serine acetyltransferase — protein MQTELRLRKAVDALLDSYHSHPEIQSIGCSGLPARESIVQLANDLQVLLFPGLLRQEQLDAISLPYWLGQKSASIFYRLRDYLEQVICWQSRQEGLPQPPVGACSERAEEISLNLLETLPEMREVLAEDVEATFAGDPAANDRKEIVLAYPGIHALSIYRIAHFLHNYEIPLMPRILSEHVHSLTGIDINPGAWIGRGVMVDHGTGIVIGGTAVIHDQVRIYQGVTLGAFSPIQHKNEPHLKRHPTIERETIIYAGATILGGNTVVGARSIIGGNVWLTHSVPPDSRVYIQEPGQQRTEVRAGLEMRPTGT, from the coding sequence ATGCAAACAGAGTTACGACTTCGGAAGGCAGTGGATGCCTTACTAGACTCCTATCATAGTCATCCAGAAATTCAGAGCATCGGCTGCTCTGGTCTGCCTGCTCGAGAAAGCATCGTTCAGTTGGCCAATGATTTACAGGTTTTGCTGTTCCCGGGTTTGCTCAGGCAAGAACAACTTGATGCGATCAGTTTACCTTATTGGTTAGGCCAAAAAAGCGCCTCAATCTTCTACAGATTACGTGACTATCTGGAGCAAGTGATCTGCTGGCAAAGCAGACAGGAGGGATTACCCCAGCCACCAGTAGGAGCCTGCAGTGAAAGAGCTGAAGAAATTTCTCTCAACTTGCTCGAGACTCTTCCAGAAATGAGAGAAGTTTTGGCTGAAGACGTCGAAGCAACCTTTGCAGGTGACCCAGCCGCCAATGATCGTAAGGAAATCGTTCTGGCCTACCCTGGAATACACGCCCTTAGCATTTATCGTATTGCCCATTTCCTCCACAACTATGAAATCCCGCTAATGCCCCGGATTCTCAGTGAGCATGTTCATTCATTGACCGGAATCGACATCAATCCAGGTGCCTGGATTGGACGTGGTGTGATGGTTGATCACGGCACTGGCATCGTCATTGGTGGCACCGCGGTGATTCACGACCAAGTGCGCATTTACCAAGGGGTAACACTTGGAGCATTCAGTCCAATACAGCATAAGAATGAACCACATCTCAAACGGCACCCAACTATTGAGCGTGAAACCATTATCTATGCTGGTGCCACGATTCTAGGGGGCAATACCGTAGTGGGGGCTCGTTCAATTATTGGTGGTAATGTATGGCTAACTCACAGTGTACCTCCAGATAGCCGAGTATATATCCAAGAACCTGGTCAGCAGCGTACTGAAGTTCGTGCTGGTTTAGAGATGAGACCTACAGGAACCTGA